In one Lolium rigidum isolate FL_2022 chromosome 3, APGP_CSIRO_Lrig_0.1, whole genome shotgun sequence genomic region, the following are encoded:
- the LOC124698399 gene encoding 10 kDa chaperonin, mitochondrial-like yields MAKRLIPSLNRVLVEKVVQPNKTAAGILLPETTKQLNSAKVIAVGPGVHDRDGKLIPVSLKEGDTVLLPGYGGTEVKLAEKEYLLFGEHDILGRLEE; encoded by the exons ATGGCGAAGCGGCTGATCCCCTCCCTCAACAGGGTGCTGGTGGAGAAGGTGGTGCAGCCCAACAAGACCGCCGCCGGCATCCTCCTCCCGGAGACCACCAAGCAG TTGAACTCTGCAAAAGTCATAGCAGTTGGTCCTGGTGTTCATGATAGAGATGGCAAGCTGATCCCTGTATCTCTCAAGGAAGGTGATACCGTTCTATTACCTGGGTACGGAGGAACTGAAGTGAAGCTTGCTGAGAAAGA GTACCTTCTTTTCGGAGAGCATGACATACTGGGACGGCTGGAAGAGTAA